In the genome of Podospora pseudocomata strain CBS 415.72m chromosome 2 map unlocalized CBS415.72m_2.2, whole genome shotgun sequence, one region contains:
- the EHD3 gene encoding 3-hydroxyisobutyryl-CoA hydrolase (EggNog:ENOG503NV3G; BUSCO:EOG0926213Q; COG:I), whose amino-acid sequence MFPQAILARAAAPCRAAARPSSSIFRAAAAMPLRAKLLPQQQPQSRMMSSSSFAHFNPCPNDDPEDVLFQSLYGLRTIELNRPSKLNALNGSMIRKIAPRLLEWSKSDMANVIVIKGAGRKGFCAGGDVQQLVEWNRDPTIDGPAKSAAYFAQEYKLNHLIATYNKPYIAFMDGFTMGGGVGLSIHAPFRIATENTVFSMPETTIGFFPDVGASFFLPRMAGEVGTWLALTSGQLKGVNAFYAGVATHYLHSSSLNALESRLAELRFKDYDQMSRRLEIVNDTIEEFVTGLPWEEPMAVAGEVRRAIDRCFGFDTVDEIMQALKEEEKNEVTGEWAMKTLNTLHLRSPTSVHVTLKQMRIGKTWSIAEAFKREHSIATKFMSYPDFNEGVTAKLVEKPRRVPMWQPASLERFAEKKDWKELVGSFFLVDDKGPKFNLLSEETYDKYPFKNFGVPTEEEVEQKVAEGKFKSRAEVLEHFVRERRQKQGVEVVVSEILLRKTKEGKKGLTWVYGEEAPGQQE is encoded by the exons ATGTTTCCCCAGGCGATTCTTGCCAGAGCAGCGGCTCCATGTCGCGCTGCCGCCAGaccaagctcctccatcttcagagccgccgccgccatgcCCCTCAGAGCTAAGCTGCtgcctcagcagcaaccacaatCACGAATG atgtcctcctcctccttcgcccaCTTCAACCCCTGCCCCAACGACGACCCCGAAGACGTCCTCTTCCAATCCCTCTATGGCCTCCGCACCATCGAGCTCAACCGCCCCAGCAAGCTTAACGCCCTCAACGGGTCCATGATCCGGAAAATcgccccccgcctcctcgagTGGTCCAAATCCGACATGGCCaacgtcatcgtcatcaaagGTGCCGGCCGAAAGGGCTTTTGCGCGGGTGGTGACGTCCAGCAACTCGTCGAATGGAACCGAGACCCTACCATTGATGGCCCTGCGAAGTCGGCTGCCTACTTTGCCCAAGAGTACAAGCTCAACCATCTGATCGCCACGTACAACAAGCCATACATCGCCTTCATGGACGGGTTCACCATGGGCGGTGGGGTTGGATTGAGCATTCATGCCCCTTTTAGGATCGCCACCGAGAACACGGTGTTTTCTATGCCGGAGACCACGATTGGGTTTTTTCCCGACGTGGGCGCGAGTTTTTTCCtgccgaggatggcgggggaggtggggacTTGGTTGGCGCTGACGAGCGGGCagttgaagggggtgaaTGCTTTTTATGCGGGGGTTGCGACGCATTATCTGCACAGCTCGAGCTTGAACGCGCTGGAGAGCAGGCTGGCCGAGTTGAGGTTTAAGGACTATGACCAGATGAGCAGGAGGTTGGAGATTGTGAATGATACTATTGAGGAGTTTGTCACGGGACTGCCGTGGGAGGAGCCGATGGCGGttgcgggggaggtgaggagggcgattGATAGGTGTTTTGGGTTTGACACGGTGGATGAGATTATGcaggctttgaaggaggaggagaaaaatgAGGTTACGGGGGAGTGGGCGATGAAGACGCTGAACACGTTGCATTTGAGAAGCCCGACGTCGGTGCATGTTACGTTGAAGCAGATGAGGATTGGGAAGACGTGGAGTATTGCTGAGGCGTTCAAGAGGGAGCATTCGATTGCGACCAAGTTTATGTCTTACCCTGATTTTAACGAGGGGGTTACGGCTAAGTTGGTGGAGAAGCCGAGGAGGGTTCCGATGTGGCAGCCGGCGAGCCTGGAGAGGTttgctgagaagaaggattgGAAGGAGCTGGTGGGTTCGTTCTTTTTGGTGGATGATAAGGGGCCGAAGTTTAATCTGTTGAGCGAGGAGACGTACGACAAGTATCCTTTCAAGAACTTTGGCGTGCctaccgaggaggaggtggagcagAAGGTGGCCGAGGGCAAGTTCAAGAGCAGAGCGGAGGTGTTGGAACATTTTGttagggagaggaggcagaagcagggtgttgaggtggttgtgagCGAAATTCTGTTGAGGAAGACAaaggagggcaagaagggtTTGACTTGGGTgtatggggaggaggcaCCTGGGCAGCAAGAGTAG
- the dak1 gene encoding dihydroxyacetone kinase Dak1 (COG:G; EggNog:ENOG503NUS7): MPPSSLHPKVYIRLLYDTVVFLCRLPFWLLHHSLAALQRRHREITREYTARREVPRCPPRLVTLSASEDETSYHNSASDSEDEPLALIPPSPTHSTAHSPSIPPPPYHSLSSPPQHGPVSPPSPLVADEKPTPPPITPEPTTPTMSSKHFDPNPTHLLLTSLHSQTLTNPSLALDSQNKILYLRPSSKSSSQRVHLVSGGGAGHEPSFSGFVGTGLLSAAVSGTIFASPSAEQIRTCLFSRLPPSSETLVTVMNYTGDVLNFGLAVEKAKAAGKRVEMVIVGDDAAVGRTKGGKVGRRGVAGTVLVVKIAGALAKRGYKLDEVAKVARLVAGNLVSVGASLGRVHVPGRAVNKEEEGEKLGEDEVEIGMGIHNEAGVGREKMELKQLVGKMLRMMLDRNDKERGFVNVNSNEVVLLVNNLGGVSVLELGGIVAEVVKQLGEGWNIKPVRVLSGTYMASLNGLGFSVSLLNVVNTDIGGPGMIELLDDECEATGWPAQISKLTWEERNQATREEDASNGEEVGESGLRVDAKAAQEVLTRGLEAVVAAEPDVTRYDTIVGDGDCGIGLKRGAEAILRHLSSKPLTGDVVIDLANIIPVVEMEMDGTSGALYAIFLNALVAALRTTSQSEKEASAKVWAAALRQSCEALSKYTPARPGDRTLVDALYPFVNTLEETGDVKKAAEAAVAGAEGTKGMKASLGRTVYIGGSGFEEVPDPGAWGLASFFQGLAGIKKLEEDSNGWEKL, encoded by the exons ATGCCACCTTCCTCCTTGCATCCCAAGGTTTACATCCGATTACTTTACGATACAGTCGTTTTCTTATGCAGGCTTCCGTTCTGGCTGTTACATCACAGTTTGGCTGCTTTACAACGTCGACATCGAGAGATTACAAGGGAGTATACCGCGAGAAGGGAGGTTCCTCgctgtcctcctcgtcttgtGACGTTGTCGGCATCTGAAGACGAAACTTCTTACCATAACTCGGCAAGCGACTCCGAGGACGAGCCCCTCGCTTTGATACCGCCTTCCCCGACACATTCAACTGCTCACTCACCCtcaataccaccaccaccataccaCAGCTTATCTTCACCACCTCAGCACGGCCCAGTGtcaccaccttcaccactGGTTGCTGACGAaaagccaacaccaccacccattaCACCtgaaccaacaacccccaccatGTCCTCCAAACACTtcgaccccaaccccacccacctcctcctcacctccctccactcccaaactctcaccaacccctccctagCCCTCGACTCCCAAAACAAAATCCTTTACctccgcccctcctccaaatcctcctcccaacgCGTCCATCTCGTCTCGGGCGGCGGCGCAGGCCATGAaccctccttctccggctTCGTCGGCACCGGCCTCTTATCCGCCGCCGTATCAGGCACAATCTttgcctccccctccgcagAGCAAATCCGCACTTGCCTCTTCTCCCGCCTGCCCCCCAGTTCCGAAACCTTGGTTACTGTCATGAATTACACGGGCGATGTCCTCAATTTTGGGCTCGCTGtcgagaaggccaaggctgctgggAAGAGAGTTGAGATGGTGATTGTGGGGGATGATGCCGCTGTGGGGAGGACAAAGGGTGGGAAGGTTGGGAGACGAGGAGTGGCGGGAACGGTCTTGGTGGTCAAGATTGCGGGTGCGTTGGCGAAGAGGGGATATAAACTTGACGAGGTTGCAAaggtggcgaggttggtggcggGGAATTTGGTTAGTGTTGGGGCTAGTCTTGGGCGGGTCCATGTACCGGGACGGGCGGTGaataaggaggaggagggggagaagttgggggaggatgaggttgagattgggatggggatcCATAATGAGGccggggtggggagggagaaaatGGAACTGAAGCAATTGGTGGGAAAGAtgctgaggatgatgctgGATAGGAATGACAAGGAGAGGGGTTTTGTGAATGTCAATTCGAATGAGGTGGTTTTGTTGGTGAATaacttgggtggggtgagTGTACTGGAATTGGGAGGGATTGTGGCTGAGGTGGTGAAGCAGTTGGGTGAGGGCTGGAATATCAAGccggtgagggtgttgagtgGGACGTATATGGCGAGCTTgaatgggttggggtttaGTGTTAGTTTGTTGAATGTGGTGAATACGGATATCGGGGGACCGGGAATGATTGagttgttggatgatgagtGTGAGGCTACGGGGTGGCCGGCGCAGATATCGAAGTTGacttgggaggagaggaatcAGGCtacgagggaggaggatgcatcgaatggggaggaggtaggcGAGAGTGGGTTGAGGGTCGATGCGAAGGCTGCTCAGGAGGTGCTCACGCGGGggttggaggcggtggttgCGGCGGAACCTGATGTGACGCGGTATGATACtattgttggtgatggagactgcGGTATTGGTCTCAAGAGGGGTGCTGAAG ccatcTTGCGCCACCTCTCGAGCAAGCCTTTGACTGGCGACGTTGTGATAGACcttgccaacatcatcccagTGGTCGAGATGGAAATGGACGGTACATCTGGAGCCTTGTACGCCATCTTTCTCAAcgctcttgttgctgctttgAGAACAACATCACAAAGCGAAAAGGAGGCATCAGCCAAGGTTTGGGCTGCCGCACTTCGCCAAAGCTGTGAAGCCCTCTCAAAATACACACCAGCTCGGCCTGGAGATCGCACACTTGTGGATGCTCTATATCCGTTTGTCAACACTCTTGAGGAGACAGGAGATGTTAAGAAGGCGGCAGAGGCAGcagttgctggtgctgagggCACCAAAGGGATGAAGGCCAGTCTTGGAAGGACCGTCTACATTGGCGGTTCTGGGTTTGAGGAAGTTCCTGACCCAGGTGCTTGGGGCTTGGCGAGCTTCTTCCAGGGCTTGGCGGGGATCAaaaagctggaggaggattcGAACGGGTGGGAGAAGCTTTGA
- a CDS encoding uncharacterized protein (COG:D; COG:Z; EggNog:ENOG503NVDB), whose product MMDGDRTSPRRSSRKRSIIYADPANASRPSKKPKTQPHQQAAQDEEPANTPYLRIYCLGSNDNAELGLGPNHRVGDVRVPTLNPFLSCPSPSEKSLKKGSFPTIKNKVVQLAVGGMHCAALTSTNEILTWGVNDNGALGRDTSSARLEEHLKNLTLHDDNSSTTSSEPDINPLESTPHPVPFPNINPPKWTQITACDSATFLLSTTGQIYGWGCTRSSQGVSLFTPQTAIQRTPLPIPLPEHITKISARGNHILALTKTGQVYTWGLGSEQGQLGRRLPQRGNSLLSCAVTPRKIKLKNIIDIAAGPDHSFAVGENGEVWAWGLDNYAQTGALTSNRGEDGGGLFISTPTRVTNLEGILNGRRIKYLTGGNSHSLCLLDDGSVYSWGRLDSFATGVDIDTLTAQKGQKWEEDFVVRDGRGRARIVTCPVRILPLGEGENDKIRWVEAGAEHGVAVTVDGRVVTWGFNASCQTGHRGEEEEIKTPRVVGVRKGCLEGVRFKWTGAGGHFTVLGEEVVGL is encoded by the coding sequence ATGATGGACGGTGACCGTACATCACCCCGACGATCTAGCCGCAAACGATCCATCATCTATGCCGACCCAGCAAACGCCTCTCGCCCTTCCAAAAAGCCCAAaacacaaccccatcaacaagcaGCCCAAGACGAGGAGCCCGCCAACACTCCATACCTTCGAATCTACTGCCTAGGAAGCAACGACAATGCAgagctcggcctcggccccAACCACCGCGTCGGAGACGTCAGAGTCCCAACACTCAACCCTTTCCTCTCctgcccatcaccatccgAGAAATCCCTTAAAAAGGGATCATTTCCCACAATCAAAAACAAAGTAGTCCAACTCGCCGTCGGCGGTATGCACTGCGCCGCCCTCACCTCCACAAACGAAATTCTCACCTGGGGCGTCAACGACAACGGTGCCCTGGGAAGAGACACCAGCTCCGCCCGGCTGGAAGAACACCTCaaaaacctcaccctccacgacgacaactcctccaccacctcttcggAACCagacatcaaccccctcgaatccaccccccaccccgtccCTTTCCcaaacatcaaccccccaaaatgGACCCAAATCACCGCCTGCGACAGcgccaccttcctcctctccaccaccggccaAATCTACGGCTGGGGCTGCACCCGCTCCTCCCAAGgcgtctccctcttcaccccccaAACCGCCATCCAAcgcacccccctccccatccccctgcCTGAACACATAACCAAAATCTCCGCAAGAGGTAACCACATCCTAGCCCTGACCAAAACCGGCCAAGTCTACACATGGGGCCTAGGCAGCGAGCAAGGCCAACTCGGCCGCCGTCTTCCCCAACGCGGAAATTCTCTTCTCTCCTGCGCAGTCACACCGAGGAAAATAAAACTAAAAAACATCATCGACATCGCCGCCGGACCAGACCACAGTTTTGCCGTTGGTGAAAACGGAGAGGTGTGGGCTTGGGGATTAGACAACTACGCCCAAACAGGAGCCCTCACCTCCAACcggggagaagatgggggggggttattCATTTCGACACCAACCCGGGTTACCAACCTAGAGGGGATACTAAACGGCCGAAGAATAAAATATCTAACCGGGGGAAATAGTCATAGCCTTTGCTTGTTGGATGACGGGAGTGTCTACTCCTGGGGAAGGCTTGACTCTTTCGCCACGGGGGTAGATATTGACACGTTGACAGCACAAAAGGGACAAaaatgggaggaggattttgTGGTtagggatgggaggggtaGGGCGAGGATTGTGACCTGTCCGGTGAGGATCTTGccgctgggggagggggaaaacgACAAGATTAGATGGGTCGAGGCGGGGGCGGAGCATGGGGTCGCTGTTAcggtggatgggagggtggttaCCTGGGGGTTTAATGCTAGTTGTCAGACGGGACAtagaggagaagaggaggagatcaagacgccgagggtggtgggtgtgagAAAAGgttgtttggagggggtcAGGTTTAAGTGGACGGGGGCTGGAGGGCATTTTActgttttgggggaggaggtggttgggttgtga
- a CDS encoding uncharacterized protein (EggNog:ENOG503NX6C; COG:O), which yields MDFSHLLRTALPPFVGNMSAEDNNATQNIVETLTPLLGLQFNPFLNLFMIFYDLAGGRLGTLGLNPAYILTSFGLAWAFNKTWVHIYANVLSILGRYFTASVQVNSGDNIYDHLMKFLANRQDMTESRSLTAETWFKPTSEEADEADLFRTKISPDGEGVNLNFSNQESKCPPRFTPAIGLHNFWFRGKYFALSRQQETLHTDNSWGGSQYRDRESLVLSCYGRSPEPIKRLLEHAKQEYYSEHNARTIVKRPASQSMRSYGGRHSWSMVANRPVRPMKTVVLDEKQKVQVLYDMNEYLHPSTPRWYANRGIPLRRGYLFHGPPGTGKTSLSFALAGVFGLDIYVISLLDPSLTEEDLCALFNSLPRRCVVLLEDIDTAGLARPGDSTPASEDGDDSDEKSKDKPKKKDRDSKDKKSSEWNVADLARELKKQSSSESTDKKGISLSGLLNAIDGVASHEGRVLIMTTNKPETLDEALIRPGRVDLQIAFTNATREQTCELFKRMYDADRTATTPFQKEDRPQSTATTRLRSRLAFFRSPSKKITRTISAPVVRQLPLNDNSGEKDGNLTDTSVTTTAVDLDSDLCSLPSSASPTKISFAPEEVNKLLAEEIDDLKPITPEELDKIAQGFASKIPEGQFSPAELQGFLLKRKREPRRALREVGVWVEGTLEQKKSKTKVVRVQ from the exons ATGGacttctcccacctccttcggaCGGCTCTGCCTCCATTTGTTGGTAATATGAGCGCAGAAGACAACAATGCCACCCAGAATATCGTCGAAACCCTCACGCCACTGCTCGGTTTGCAGTTCAACCCATTTTTGAATCTGTTCATGATTTTCTACGACTTGGCCGGCGGTCGCCTCGGCACACTGGGTTTAAACCCAGCGTATATTCTGACCTCATTTGGACTGGCTTGGGCTTTCAACAAGACGTGGGTGCATATCTACGCAAACGTCCTGTCAATTCTGGGAAGGTATTTTACCGCCTCGGTTCAGGTCAACAGCGGGGATAACATCTACGACCACCTGATGAAGTTCCTCGCCAACCGGCAGGACATGACCGAATCTCGCTCTCTGACGGCAGAGACGTGGTTCAAGCCAACATCAGAAGAGGCGGACGAGGCAGACTTGTTCCGGACCAAAATCTCGCCCGACGGCGAAGGGGTCAACCTCAACTTCTCCAACCAAGAGTCCAAGTGCCCCCCTCGTTTTACGCCCGCAATCGGACTGCACAACTTTTGGTTCCGGGGCAAGTATTTCGCGCTGAGCCGGCAGCAGGAGACGCTGCACACAGACAACAGCTGGGGCGGCTCGCAGTACAGGGACAGGGAGTCACTTGTTCTGTCCTGCTACGGCCGTTCGCCTGAGCCTATCAAGCGCCTTCTCGAGCATGCGAAGCAAGAGTACTACAGCGAACACAACGCCAGGACCATTGTCAAACGTCCGGCTTCACAGAGCATGAGGAGCTATGGTGGCCGGCACAGCTGGTCCATGGTGGCAAATCGGCCGGTTCGCCCCATGAAGACGGTGGTACTGGATGAGAAGCAAAAGGTGCAAGTGCTTTACGACATGAACGAGTACCTCCACCCTTCTACTCCGCGATG GTATGCAAATCGCGGTATTCCCCTCCGTCGAGGCTATCTTTTCCACGGCCCGCCAGGGACAGGCAAAACGTCGCTGTCCTTTGCCCTGGCCGGTGTGTTTGGCCTTGACATTTACGTTATCTCGCTCCTTGACCCGTCTCTAACCGAAGAAGACCTTTGTGCGCTCTTCAACTCCCTTCCGCGTCGCTGTGTGGTACTGCTCGAGGACATTGACACAGCTGGACTTGCTCGCCCGGGCGACTCAACTCCTGCTTCTGAAGACGGCGACGACAGTGACGAGAAGTCCAAGGAcaagccaaagaagaaggacagggATTCCAAAGACAAAAAGTCTTCGGAATGGAACGTCGCCGACTTGGCCCGGGAGCTCAAGAAGCAGTCATCGAGTGAATCTACAGATAAGAAAGGCATTTCACTCTCTGGCCTGCTTAATGCTATTGATGGCGTCGCCTCTCACGAGGGCCGGGTTTTGATCATGACAACTAACAAACCGGAGACACTCGATGAGGCTCTCATTCGCCCCGGGCGGGTCGATCTTCAAATCGCCTTTACCAACGCCACCAGGGAACAAACCTGTGAGTTGTTCAAGCGGATGTATGACGCCGACCGgaccgccaccacccctttTCAAAAGGAGGACAGACCCCAGTCTACCGCCACCACCCGTCTCCGCTCCcgcctcgccttcttccgTTCTCCCTCCAAAAAAATTACAAGGACCATCTCCGCCCCGGTGGTTCGTCAGCTTCCCCTCAATGACAACAGCGGCGAGAAAGACGGCAACCTAACCGACACATCGGTCACCACAACAGCAGTCGACCTCGACTCTGAcctctgctccctcccctcctctgcctccccAACAAAGATATCTTTTGCCCCGGAGGAAGTCAACAAGCTCCTCGCCGAGGAGATTGACGACCTGAAACCCATCACCCCGGAAGAACTCGACAAGATCGCGCAGGGCTTTGCCTCCAAGATCCCCGAGGGGCAGTTCTCGCCTGCGGAACTGCAAGGGTTTCTGCTCAAGAGAAAAAGGGAGCCGAGAAGGGcgctgagggaggtgggtgttTGGGTCGAAGGGACGctggagcagaagaagagcaagaccaaggtcGTTAGGGTGCAATGA
- a CDS encoding uncharacterized protein (EggNog:ENOG503PF8Z) — protein sequence MSLVDSHLEENSQQDIAYTNKQTATQFDEPIFDEYHDMDEEHPDTLAPSPKRVRTNPTNDVPELPKKSSRRVSRILDNHGLKLGGEEGQATAPHDIYLSSEEDASSDADDSSEYDYDSSIEDPDSPTATTRRGSQEVTARVVSVVFAGKPSIVNLSLRKQRSVSLSSSSVNTSRTRNSTESSESESLKPSTTAPIHPSGDRPITPASSLSARSSNPNRRSSSSLLSDLLTNKRKPPAFLSIDPYANGSHYSLEAVPKPLDSLEGEAVKTPRTPTQILKGVTRSFSLARKKSRPTLDTSGSSVSHQPRPSTSTKRSSLQHSVSVSDDQLEEHDEEKENISSRIGDKTPQTPITYNDILRAVKKNAIVMSGSQPGLPSDILSPTSPNTERQKRGILSGLSARRRSVKFTGRV from the coding sequence ATGTCTTTGGTGGACAGTCACCTCGAGGAGAACAGCCAACAGGACATTGCATATACAAACAAGCAAACAGCAACACAGTTTGACGAGCCCATCTTTGACGAATATCACGATATGGATGAGGAACACCCCGACACACTGGCTCCGAGTCCCAAGAGGGTTCGCACCAATCCCACCAACGACGTCCCTGAGCTTCCCAAAAAGAGTTCGAGGAGGGTGTCAAGGATATTGGACAACCACGGACTGAagctgggaggagaggaaggacagGCCACTGCACCGCACGACATCTATCTTTCCTCCGAAGAGGACGCCTCCTCCGACGCCGACGATTCTTCCGAGTATGACTATGACTCGAGCATCGAGGACCCCGACTCTCCCACAGCCACTACCCGACGAGGCAGCCAGGAGGTCACGGCAAGAGTGGTCTCGGTGGTGTTTGCAGGCAAACCCTCAATCGTCAACCTTTCTCTCAGAAAACAGCGTTCCGTGTCACTGAGCTCGTCTTCTGTGAACACAAGCAGGACAAGGAATAGCACCGAGTcgtccgagtccgagtctCTCAAACCATCCACGACAGCACCCATTCACCCTTCCGGTGATCGACCAATCACACCAGCAAGCAGTCTCTCGgcccgcagcagcaaccccaacaGGCGAAGCAGCAGTAGCTTGCTTTCTGACCTTCTCACCAACAAGAGGAAGCCTCCCGCGTTTCTGAGCATTGACCCTTACGCCAACGGATCTCACTACTCGCTGGAGGCGGTGCCAAAACCGCTTGACAGTCTAGAGGGGGAGGCTGTCAAAACACCACGGACGCCTACTCAGATCTTGAAGGGTGTCACGAGGTCGTTTAGCTTGGCTCGCAAGAAGAGCCGGCCTACGCTTGACACGTCGGGGTCTAGTGTGTCACACCAGCCAAGACCGTCGACCAGCACCAAGAGGAGCTCGTTGCAGCactctgtctctgtctcggACGACCAACTCGAGGAGCATgacgaggaaaaggagaacaTCAGCAGCAGGATTGGCGACAAGACACCCCAGACCCCGATCACATACAACGACATCCTCAGGGCTGTCAAGAAGAACGCCATTGTCATGAGTGGATCGCAGCCAGGTCTTCCGAGTGATATCCTCTCGCCGACATCGCCAAATACggagaggcagaagagggGGATCTTGAGCGGGTTGTCGgctaggaggaggagtgtgAAGTTTACTGGGAGGGTTTAA
- the ELO2 gene encoding Fatty acyl-CoA elongase/Polyunsaturated fatty acid specific elongation enzyme (EggNog:ENOG503NU6C; COG:I), translating to MASILDQLPVPTLDRPFGIHLWPIFNKAFEKVVGYPADDFRFQPGQTPMSTLKETSIFIVIYYAIIFGGREYMRSREPFKLRTLFLIHNFYLTAISGILLALFIEQMLPTVVRKGLFFAICDADGGWTQPMVVLYYLNYLTKYLELLDTCFLFLKKKPLTFLHCYHHGATALLCYTQLIGSTAVSWVVICLNLLVHVVMYWYYFQSARGVKIWWKEWITRLQIIQFVIDLGFVYFASYTYFTSAYWPWMPSAGKCAGEEFAAFSGIGILSSYLFLFISFYFATYKKDGKRPTGRKAVRRMSQAPLPDPSTIIHGKDVKATGVKTNGSSTRSRKA from the exons ATGGCTTCGATTCTCGACCAGCTGCCGGTCCCAACGTTGGACCGGCCATTCGGCATCCACCTCTggcccatcttcaacaaggcCTTCGAGAAGGTTGTTGGCTACCCTGCCGATGACTTCCGCTTCCAGCCCGGTCAGACTCCCATGTCTACCCTGAAGGAAACgagcatcttcatcgtcatctacTATGCCATCATCTTTGGTGGCCGAGAGTACATGCGCAGCCGCGAGCCCTTCAAGCTCCGGACGCTCTTCCTGATCCACAACTTTTACCTGACCGCCATTtccggcatcctcctcgctctcttcATCGAGCAGATGCTTCCCACTGTTGTTCGCAAGGGTCTCTTCTTTGCCATCTGCGATGCTGATGGCGGCTGGACTCAGCCCATGGTTGTCCTCTACTAC TTGAACTACCTCACCAAGTACCTCGAGCTGTTGGATACCTGTTTCCTgttcctcaagaagaagcctcTCACCTTCCTTCACTGCTACCACCACGGCGCCACCGCTCTCCTTTGCTACACCCAGCTCATCGGTTCCACTGCCGTCTCATGGGTTGTCATctgcctcaacctcctcgtccacgtcGTCATGTACTGGTACTACTTCCAGAGCGCGCGTGGCGTCAAGATCTGGTGGAAGGAGTGGATCACCCGTCTCCAGATTATCCAGTTCGTCATTGATCTTG GCTTCGTCTACTTCGCGTCGTACACTTACTTCACTTCGGCTTACTGGCCCTGGATGCCCTCCGCCGGCAAGTGCGCGGGTGAGGAGTTTGCTGCCTTCTCCGGTATCGGTATTCTCAGCTCttacctcttcctcttcatctccttctACTTCGCTACCTACAAGAAGGATGGGAAGCGCCCCACTGGCCGCAAGGCTGTCCGCAGAATGTCCCAGGCTCCTCTTCCCGACCCGAGCACCATCATTCACGGCAAGGACGTCAAGGCCACTGGTGTCAAGACCAATGGCAGTTCTACTCGCTCCCGCAAGGCCTAA
- the COX6 gene encoding Cytochrome c oxidase subunit 6 (BUSCO:EOG0926522L; EggNog:ENOG503P3UI; COG:C), which yields MSASLLRIAARGPSSAFFRTVVARPQPIAVRAAVAVPKTFSTSMRMRSEHAEETFEEFSARYEKEFDSVQDVFELQRNLNNAFAYDLVPSPAVLAAALRAARRVNDFPTAVRVFEGIKAKVENKGQYEQYLAELKPLREELGIELKEDLYPEEAN from the exons ATGTcggcctccctcctccgcatcGCCGCCCGCGGCCCCTCCAGCGCCTTCTTCCGCACCGTTGTTGCCCGGCCCCAGCCTATCGCTGTGCGCGCTGCCGTCGCCGTCCCCAAGACCTTCAGCACATCGATGCGCATGCGCTCCGAGCACGCCGAGGAGACCTTTGAGGAGTTTTCTGCTCG CTACGAGAAGGAGTTTGACAGCGTTCAGGATGTCTTTGAGCTCCAG CGCAACCTGAACAACGCTTTCGCCTACGATCTCGTCCCCTCCCCTGCCGTCCTCGCCGCTGCCCTCAGGGCCGCGAGAAGAGTCAACGACTTCCCCACTGCAGTCCGCGTTTTTGAGG gcatcaaggccaaggtcGAGAACAAGGGCCAGTACGAGCAGTACCTTGCTGAGCTCAAGCCCCTTCGTGAGGAGCTCGGCAtcgagctcaaggaggaCCTCTACCCCGAGGAGGCTAACTAA